Part of the Vigna unguiculata cultivar IT97K-499-35 chromosome 3, ASM411807v1, whole genome shotgun sequence genome, GCTTTATATCTAActtctattttataattatagaaaaaaaattgttctttgAGTttgttgatatataaatatatatgatcttttgttacacatttttttctagttttatttttaagtaactggcattttaaattaaaataaatatatttttatctttatcttttaattgatcattaatttaaatttaattgttttttaaattaaaataattatttcagtgttttatctttttaaatcattatctatttaaatttaattatttttattaatattaaattaatttgctACCACTCGATTATGGATAATGGTAGGTTGATGCACCTATACTTTGACATGTTTTTTTATGAGAGAGAGTGAAAAATGATGTGTAAAATGAATCTCCAATGGTGTCTAAAGTAATTTTTTGCTCACTTATTTATAAGCCTACCATTTCACACATGTTTGTGCAACATTTCATTTCTCATCATGGAGCTTCTGAGTCCATTATCTCTCATCTTCATCTTTGCTTGCATATTCCTTGCATTGTTCATTactcaaaacctttcaaatccCCACAAGTCCCTCAAAAACCTGCCACCAGGACCATGGAAGCTACCTCTTCTTGGCAACATTCACCAATTTGTAGGGGCACTTCCTCATCAAACTCTGAGAAACTTAGCCAACAAATTTGGACCCTTGATGCATCTGCAACTTGGTGAAACTTCACACATAATAGTCTCTTCAGCAGATATTGCCAAAGAGGTTATGAAAACTCATGATGCCATCTTTGCCAACCGGCCTCATCTTATTGCTTCCAAATTCTTTGTTTATGATAGCAGCGACATAGTTTTTTCTCCTTATGGAAAAACTTGGAGACAACTCAAAAAGATTTGCGTTTCAGAGTTGCTACATGCAAAACATGCTCAATCACTAAGGTGCATAAGAGAAGAAGAGGTGGCTAAACTAGTTAGAAACGTGTGTGCCCATGAAGGATCAATTGTGAACCTCACCAAGGAAATTGAGTCAGTGATGAATGCGATAATTGCGAGAGCATCAAATGGCAAAAGGTGCAAAGACCAAGAATCGTTCATATCAACCATGGAGCAAATGTTGCAGCTGTTGGGAGGCTTT contains:
- the LOC114179069 gene encoding cytochrome P450 71D11-like; protein product: MELLSPLSLIFIFACIFLALFITQNLSNPHKSLKNLPPGPWKLPLLGNIHQFVGALPHQTLRNLANKFGPLMHLQLGETSHIIVSSADIAKEVMKTHDAIFANRPHLIASKFFVYDSSDIVFSPYGKTWRQLKKICVSELLHAKHAQSLRCIREEEVAKLVRNVCAHEGSIVNLTKEIESVMNAIIARASNGKRCKDQESFISTMEQMLQLLGGFSIADFYPSIKVLPFLTGMKSKLEKAQRENDNILENMVKDHKKKNMNRQKFLASFNHSH